The following DNA comes from Candidatus Nanosynbacter sp. TM7-074.
CGGTGGCTGGACTTAATTTGCGGTATTCTGAATAAGATCCAGCATGACCGTAATACATCGTTTCGCCATTGCTGAAAAATAAAATACTAGCGACTGGTTTATTTTCGTAGATAGCATAAAAAATACCAGCCTGTTTGGTAGGAAATAGGGAAGACGCCATCTGGCGGAAATAAGCGTCACTGTGCGGTACCATACCTGTACGCTTAGCTACGTCGTGGATCATATTGATAAAAATTTCGATATCCTGAGGGTCGTAACTAGCTTGAAAGGTAACGCCTGCTTTAAGATTTTTGCGCCACATACGACGGACAGTCTGGCTAGTAAGAGATTGTATAGTTTCGTCGTCTGCTAAGGTGTTAATGATAGTATGAGACGGCTGAACATCCTTGGCTTTCCGATAGCCAGCTTTTTTGAGGATGGCGGTATCGATGTTACCTAATGGCTCAATGCGAATAAAGTCGACTTTTTGTTGTTTGGCGGATTGTTTAATGACTTCTAAGAGTTTTATCAGGTTGTCAACTGACTGGATTTGTGGTCCGTAGGGAATGTAGAGGCGAGAATTGAAGCGACCTCGTTCGATGATGCCGAAAAAATCTCCGTAGTTAGTATGTTTACGAACTGCTTTTCGCTTGAGGTCAGTTTGAAACTTTTCCCAAGCCTCAGATTGTAAGAAATGTTGATTCATGTTGTAATCTCCACAACGTTAAATTGATGTCATTGATAAACTTGGCTGCACTTCCAGGTCGTACGGGTTAGTGGGCTGGTCAATTTGGGCGCGGTAGTAGCCAAGTGCAGCGATCATGGCGGCATTATCGGTACAGAGCTGGATGGGCGCATAGTCAATTGACAGGGGTAGGGCGGCCGAAAGTTGATGGCGAAGTTCCTGATTGGCTGCTACGCCGCCAGCAATGACCACCGAGGCTGGCTGAAAATCATCATAAGCCTGGCGAGTTTTATCAACCAGGGTCTTGATAGCGGTGAATTGAAAGGAAGCGGCCATATTATGCCTCAGTTCATCGTCTACAAGTCCTGGGAGCTCGTGTGAGGGAAAAGTGAAGTCTTTGCCCACTTCGCGTTGAACAGCCCTCAGAACGGCTGTCTTGAGGCCAGAGAATGAAAAGTCATATTTGCCTTGAAGTTTGGCGATAGGTAGAGTGAAGGCGTGCGGATCGCCACACTCAGCAGCTTTGGAGATAGACGGGCCGCCAGGGTAGGGTAGGCCGAGAATTTTAGCGACTTTATCGAATGCTTCGCCGACGGCGTCGTCTTGAGTTTGACCGATAAGCTGGTAATCGCCGTGATTTTGGAAAAGGACGAGCTGCGAGTGACCGCCAGAGACAATCAATGAGAGCAGGGGGAATGACGGTTGTTTTTTTGGCAGTGATAGAAATAGATTGCCAGATTGTTGATTGATAAAATTAGCGTATACATGAGCCTCAACGTGGTGTATTTTATAAAGCGGTTTATGGTGGATAATAGCGAGAGTACGGGCAGCGAGCGAGCCAATCAGTAGCGAGCCAATGAGTCCCGGCGCATAAGTAACAGCGATGGCGTCAATATCATCCCAGGTACAGTTGGCATCAGATAAGGCTTTTTTAATGACCGGGTTTATGACTTCCAAATGGCTACGGGCGGCAATTTCCGGGATAACTCCGCCATATTCGGCATGAATATCGATTTGGGAATTGACGACATTTGAAAGTAAACGTTCGCCATCTTCAACGATTGACGCCGCTGTTTCGTCGCAACTAGACTCGATTCCCAAAATCCTCATTTGCTTTTATTATAACAAATATAAGTGGTAAAATAAGTATTATGAAAAACGAGTTGGTAAAAATTGCTAGAAAGACGCTGCCTAAAGGGGCTTTGGAGAAAACCGAAAATGTCTATCGGATTGCGCGGACGAAGATGATTAGCCTGAGGTATGGCAATCCAGCTCGTGGCCTGAGAATTATTGCGGTAACGGGGACAAATGGTAAGACGACGACGGCTTGTTATATTAATGAAATTTTGAAAGAGGCTGGCTTTAAGACGGCGTTATTTACGACGGCCGTAATTGAAATTGCTGGCGAAGAGAAGATAAATGATTTGAATGCAACTGTCCCAACTGTAGCCAGGCTGTTTAGTTTTTTTCAGACAGCTCAGCGTGAAAGTGTCGAATACGTGATTTTAGAGGCGACTAGTCATGCATTATCTCAGCATAAGTTTGATGGCGTGCCAATTGAGGCGGCGGTGATGACTAACTTGACTCAAGATCACCTGGATTACCATAAAACAATGGAAGAGTATGCAGAGGCAAAGGCTAAATTATTTGAAAAGCAGCCAAAATACATCGTGTTAAATCGCGACGATAAGTGGTTTGAATATTTCAATAAGTTTAATGCTTCTGGCGAAAAGATGACGTACGGTGTGAGTCCGGAGGCCGAGGCTCGGATAACGCACATTAAGCTTTATAAAAAGGGTACTGAAGCAAGTCTGCTCATTGACCATCAGACCCATTTGGAGTTGGCAACTAATCTACCTGGTGAATTTAATGTACTTAATATGTCAGCAGCAGTATCTTTGGCGTATTTGCTCGGTATAAAGCTAGAAGATATTCAAGAAGGTGTGGCAAATCTGGAGATGATTCCAGGGCGTTTTGAGCGAGTGGATAATAAGCGCGGAATTGATATTATCGTGGATTATGCGCACACGCCAGACGCATTGGAGAAATTGTTAAAAACGGCACGGAGAATTACTAAGGGGAGATTATTCTTAGTCTTCGGCGCGTGTGGTGACAGAGATAAAACAAAGCGACCAATCATGGGAGAGTTGGCGGCTAATTTGGCGGATAGAATTTTTCTAACAGATGAAGAAAGCTATAGTGAGAATCCAGATAATATTCGGGCAATGATTCGACAGGGAATTAAGCGAACAAAGAAGGCTCACAAGATGACGGAAATTGCTGATCGAAAACAAGCGATTTATCAGGCACTAAAATCAGCCGTACGTGGCGACACGGTTCTAATTACCGGTATGGGTCATGAGCAGTACCGAATTATTAACGGCAAACGAATTCCGTGGAATGATAAGACGGTCGTAAAAGAAATTCTTCGGCTAGAGAAAAACAAATAATTCAGCCAACTATTTATCAAGCTTTTACGAACAGATGTAAGTGCGCTAATGGTATACGTAGGTCTATAGGATAGTGAATCAATTAAAACTAATAAGGCTGATCGAAAAATTGTTGTTTCTTTTTAAGCCAGGTTTCTGATTGGCGGACAAGTTTTTGGCTGTCAGTTGGGTTATTGAGTAGCGGTTTAATAGTTTCCTCGAGATAAATGCCACCCTGTGAACCCTTGAAAAGGATTGTCGCTTCTTTAATTCCTTTACTCTTTAAGAACTCTCCAGCTTCTGGTGATTTGTCAAATGACAAAACCTTGCAACCATTTTTTTCGGCAATTGGTGCAAGGTGCTTTTTCGCTAATTTACCGACGGTAATTAGTAGGTCTAATTGCTTGGGGTCACACAGTCTACCAATTTTTTCATGCTCCAACTTAGAGGAATCGCCAAGCTCATTCATGTCGCCTAAAACCGCAATTTTACAACTTGCTTCCAGAGAGTAAAGTGTTTTTAGGGAATTTTCCATAGCAACGGGACTGGCGTTATAGGTGTCGTCTAGTAGGGTGCATCCTTGCGTGCCGCGTAGAGTATTCATCCTACCGGAGACAGGTTTAATTTTCGTTAAGGCTGCTGCGACTTCGTCAATATTCATGCCGCAAGCTAGACCTGCTGCTGCCGCGCCAGTGATAGAGCGGATGTTGTGCTTGCCTAATACGGAAATGCTGATGTTGGGTGACTCTTTTTGATTGTGCCGTAAAGTTGCAATGTAGCCGTCGCTAGTAGTTTCTTTAATTTGCAAGAGAACATCAGCAGATTCATCGCCGTAGCTTATTTTTTCGCCAATTATAAGTGAGTGATATTTTTTATCAATATCGTGAAAATTGAAGATGGTTTTTTTAGCAACTTGACTAATGGACAATTCTTCGCGCGCCACCACGTCAATTGTTTTAAAAAACTCCATATGCTCTGGCGCAACAGAGGTGATTATAGCGATATCAGGCTGAACGTAGCGCATAAATGTTGCCATTTCACCCGGACAATCAATACCACACTCTTGGATAATGATGTCAGGCGATTGCGGATTTTTAATGCTAGAACGGGCAGCGGAGAAGACTTTTAGCCAATCTAGGGGCGATTTGACGTTTTTCGGTCCGTCGATGCCAAGGATTTCCAGGGGCGCGCTTAAGGTGGTGTTCAAGTTGCCACGGCTGTGACGAACAGTAAACTTTTCTGCTAAAACGGTGGCGGTTGCTGATTTGACGCTGGTTTTACCGACGCTACCAACCACAGTGATTAATTGAACATTGGAATGAGATTTAAAATATTTTTTAACGTAAGATCCAAGGATTTTTTCTAAGAGGTGTTTGAATAATTGCATGAGGATATTATATCAGACTGATGGTAATTAAGATTAGCACTCACCCTTGACGAGTGCTAACGTGGTGCGATACAATAAGATGTATTGTTAATGAAATGGAGGATATTATGAGTGTACCTATTCAGCCTCTCGGTGACCGCGTGGTAGCGGTGCGCGAGGAGGCGAAGACGCAGACGGCGAGTGGAATTTACTTGCCTGATAACGCTAAAGAAAAACCGGTAATTGCTGAAATTAAAGCAGTTGGCGGTGATGTTAAGAATGTTAAGATTGGCGATCGAATTATCTACAAGGAATATTCGACCACAGATCTAAAGATTGACGGCACGGAATATTTGATCGTCCGCGAGGAAGATATTTTAGCAACGGTTGTTTGAGAAAAGGGGAGTTTACGTTATGGCAAAAAAAGTATTTTACGATGACGATGCGCGCGCTCGCGTGTTGGGCGGTGCTGAGGCGTTATATAACGCAGTTAAGGTAACCTACGGGCCAAAAGGTCGCAATGTGGTGATCGCCAAGAGTTTTGGCGGGCCAACTGTGACGCACGACGGCGTGACGGTGGCAGAAGGCATTGAGCTACCAGAGAATGATGATGAGACGCTAGGTTACAAGGTTGGTGCAGATCTGATCAAACAGGCGGCCAAGAACTTGAACAAGCAGGCTGGTGACGGCACCACGACCGTAACAGTGCTGACCTATTCGATTTTAAAGGAAGCCAACCGGCTGATCGCAGCGGGTCACAACCCGATGGAGCTGCGCAAAGGCATCGAACAGGCTGGCGCGGAAATCGTCAAAGAGCTGAACGAATTAGCTGAGCCAATTGAGGGCAAATCTGATCGCGTGGCGGAAGTGGCGACCATTTCGGCGGGCGACGCGGAAATTGGCAAATTGATCGCTGGTGTCATCGAGAAAGTTGGCAAAGATGGCGTGGTGACGGTCGAGGCTGGCCAAGGTTTGGAATTGGAGGCCGAGGTTGTTGAAGGCTTTAGCTTGGACAAGGGTTGGGTCAGTCCGTTCTTCGTTACCGACACTGGTCGGCAAGAGGCGGTTTATGAAAAACCAGCGATTTTGATTACCGATAAGAAAATTTCCAGCGTGCAAGAATTCCTGCCAATGCTGGAGAAATTGGCACAAAGCGGCAAGAAGGACGTGGTACTGATCGCTGATGAGGTCGAAGGCGAGGCGCTGAGCATTTTGGTACTGAACAAGCTCAAGGGTGTATTCAATACCGTGGCGGTCAAGGCGCCAAGCTTTGGCGACCGCCGCAAGGAAATTTTGCGCGACATCGCGGTGCTGACTGGCGCAACGGTGATTTCTGAAGATCACGGGTTGACGTTTGAGAATGCTGGCCTGGAGGTATTAGGTTCGGCACGTAAGGTGATTGTCGGTAAAGACGAGACCACTATCATTGAGGGTGCAGGCAAGCCATCTGGCGTTAAGGAGCGAATTGCTGAGATTAAGTCACTGTCCGACAATGCCTCCAGCGAATACGAAAAAGAACAATTCGACAAGCGGGCAGCTGCCCTGAGCGGCAAAGTGGCCGTCATCAAAGTTGGCGGTGCGACCGAGACAGAAATTGACGAAAAGAAGTTCCGCGTGGACGACGCCGTGGCAGCGACCAAGGCAGCCTTGGTCGAGGGAATCGTCGCTGGTGGTGGTGTCACCTTGGTGAATTTGGCTGGCGGCCTGAAGGTGACTGGCGCAGACAGCATTGCGGCTGGCCGGCAGATTCTAAAGGACGCCTTAAAGCAGCCGTTTCTACAGATTATGCGTAACGCCGGCTTGAATGCCGATGCACTATTGGCGCAAGTTGAAGCGGGTAAGGCGGGATTTGGCGTTAATGTCATGAAACCTGCGAACGAATTGGTGGATGTCAAAAAAGCTGGTGTTATCGACCCAGCGCGTGTCACCAAGGAGGCGGTGCAGAACGCGGTATCCATCGCCTCAACCGCAGCAACCATGGGTGCGCTGGTCGTCGACGTACCAGAGACAGAAGCTCCAGCTGTGCCTGGCGGTATGCCGGGTATGGGGATGATGTAAGGTCATTCTGTTAGTAACAAAAATCCCGCCAGAAGTAGCGGGATTTTTTTATTGAAGGAATTAACTAGCGAGGGTTTGAAAGGTAATCAATCTCTTTAATGATATCTAGCAAGGCTTGAGCGCGACGAGCTTCGTCGGCAATAGATATAGCCGCATCATGTGCTGGTGCAATAAGGCTTTTATCATCAGTAGAGCGCAACAATAATAGGTAAGTGTCAAACTTTTCTTCTGGTGAAACATCAAGCTTATCAACCAACGGACGAAGTTCATTTAAGGCAGTCTGCTTAATGCTGTCAAGTGTAGGATCTGTAGTTGGGTGCGATGAATCCGTGGATATCGTTGGTGTTGGATTTACAGCTGCTGGATTTACGGACGGTTCAACCACAGTCTGGCTATTATCTTCGTCTGTAGTAACGGGATCTGGTGAAATAGTTGCAGGATTAACCGTTGGAGCGACTATATTATTTGTTTCTTCAAATTGTAAATTATTATCCGTGTCTTGTGGCACGCCAGCTAATACCTTAGCCAATTCCTGGTCGTCACTGATTGATTGATTAGCTCGAGAATCCATGTATAACCCACCTTATATGTTAAATTGTTTAAGCTTATTATGTTATACTATAGCATGAGTGAATTGAGGAGTGCAAGATGTTAGATGATATAAATGTGATAAAACAGTATGATCCAGGAGATGTTCTTAGTGGTGTTTTGAATATTCCGGAGCAAGCGCGTTATGAAGTCGTAATTTACGAGGGGTCAAATCAGCGACGTGATTTTAAGAATATTGTAATTGCCGGAATGGGTGGATCAGCGCTGGCGGCAGATATGGTCCGAGTATTAACTGCAGGTTGGCTACATCTTCCACTAGAGGTAGTAAAGGGCTATGATTTGCCGGGTTTTGTTGGTGAAGAAACACTGGTTATTGCGGTTAGTCATTCGGGTAATACCGAAGAGACATTGAGTTGTTATCAGCAAGCACTGGATAAAAAAGCTTGCTTAGCAGTAATGTCAACTGGCGGAGAATTGATTAAGCGAGCAAATAACGACAATATTACGTACGCTCAGATTCCAGCGGGCACCCAGCCACGCATGTCGACTGTTTATCATTTGCGAGGGCTATTGAAGTTATTACAGCATTTTTGGGTGATTGATGGCGATTTATATAATCAGGTGGCGGATAGTGCTGACTGGCTGGAGGGTGAAATTTCTCATTGGGCGCCTGCGGTGCCAGAGAAAAATAATCTAGCTAAGCAGATTGCTAAAATGACAATTGGTAAAACATTAGTTATTTTTGGTGGTGAATTAACTTGGCCGCTGGCTTACAAATGGAAGATTAGTTGGAATGAATCAGCAAAGAATCTGGCGTTCTCTAATCAGTATCCAGAGTTTAACCATAACGAGTTTATTGGCTGGTCATCACATCCAGTAGAGAAACCATTTACCGTCTTTGATATTCGTAGCAATTTGGAGCGAGATAGGATCCGCGAGCGAATGGAATTAAGCGACCGTTTACTAAGTGGTAAGCGACCAAAAGCGCACGTACTGGAACTTCAGGGAAGGACGCTGATGCAACAATTATTGTGGGGGTTAGTATTGGCTGATGCAGCTAGTATTTATACGGCAATTCTCAACGGCGTTAATCCGGGGCCGGTCCATCTAATTGAAAAGTTAAAGGCTGAGTTAAGTTAATATCTTAGTGATTCAATCGGGTCTCGTTTGGTGGCGCGGGCTGCTGGATAGACGCCAGAAATTACACCAATAATCAACGAAAGTCCAATTGATAAGACGGCTGTCTGCCAATATATGTATGGCGTGAGAGGAAGATATAAGCTTACTAAATAAACTCCAGCAATTCCTAATCCGTAGCCAAATATACCGCCCAGTAGTCCAATGATGGCTGCTTCGATTAAGAATTGGTTAATAATGTCCCAGCCTGTAGCACCAACAGCTCGTCTGACGCCAACTTCTCGCTGACGTTCGGCAACGTTGACTAACATTACGTTCATAATACCAACTCCGCCGATTAATAGAGAGATGATACCGATAACTGTGAGGATTATTGAGATAAACTTTGCTAGGTTAGATTTCTTTTCATTGATTTCATCGCCAGAAACAATTCGATAATTTTTGTCGCTATCGTGGTTTTTCTTCAGGATATTATCGGCAGATGCTATGGCTGATCCAAGATGTTGGTGGCTATTGGTGGTCATGACAATTTGCTGAATTTGCGGCGTTCCTTGTGTGAATTTTTTAACCACCGAAAGAGGTGCAATGGCGGCATTATTAAAATCTATATCCAGGTAACTAACTGGATTTTCGATATTTTTTAATACACCGACAACTGTTAGGGGTTGATTGCGAATAAAAATAACATTTCCAATAGATTTCTCGGTGCCGAACAAATCAATTGATAGCTGTTGACCAACTACAACTCCACCTACTTCGTTGATAAATTCTCCATGAGCAATTTGCAGATTAGCAACATCTTTAAGAGACTCCGTGCTGCCAATTAGCGTGGTGTTTTGAGCATCAATTTTACCATCACGGGCGCGTAGTTCAGTATGCAAAAAGGCAATAGGTGCGGCTTTTGTATTGGCTATTTTACTAATGTCTTTAGAATCTTTCTCGGTCAGAGTATTAACTGTGGTTGCGTTATCTGATTCTGTTAGTAGATTAGTGACGTCTTTCTTATTACCAGACTTAACTATAGCAACAGGCTCGCTGGAATGTTTAGTGGCGCCACCGAATAGTTGATTAATGCCACTAGTTAAGGACAGAACCATGGTAATACTGGCAATACCAATCGTCACACCCATGACTGTTAAAAATGTACGCCCACGATTGGCCTTCAACGCCTGGGTGGCACTCTCGAAATGATTTCTTATCAATATTTTCATGATTTTTTTGCCTTCTTTATAGTCGAAGATTTTTTATTCCTAGTTTTAACTTCTTTTTCATCATCTTCAACAAGTTTTTTGGTGAATTTACGTTTTTCTTTATGTTCATCAGTGTCAATTTTACCGTCCAGCATAGTGATGACGCGGCTGGCGTAATGGATCAGTTCTGGGTTATGAGTAACCATAATTATGGTATTACCACGACGATGCAGGTCTGATAGTTCTTCCATGATAAGGTGACTTGATTTACTATCAAGGTTACCTGTTGGCTCATCAGCTAGGATGATAGATGGACTATTAACTAGTGCCCTGGCAATTGCCACGCGCTGGACTTGACCGCCGGATAATTGATGTGGCATGTAGTATTCACGTTGGCCTAGGTGAAAGGTTTTTAGAATACGACTAGCCTCTTGTAGGCGTTTAACTTTTCCGAGACCCTTGTAGGTTAAGGGTAGTGCTACGTTTTCGATGACAGTTAGGCGAGGGATTAGGTTGAAATTTTGAAAAACAAAGCCAATGTGTTTGGAGCGAATTTTAGCGCGTCGTCGTGAGCTAAGATTATCGACAGCGACGTCGTCCAGGTAGTATTCGCCCTCTGATGGCTGGTCTAATAGTCCAAGGGTGTTTAATAAAGTAGTTTTTCCGCAACCGCTGGGGCCCATAATAGCAATAAACTCACCTTTTTTAACGGTTAAATTAACGTTATCTAAGGCGCGAATTTCAGCATCGCCAAAGCCAAATTTTTTGGTGACATTAACAAGCCTAATGCGTGGTGGAATAGTTTCTTTCATCTTTGACTTATTATAGAGAATGAACGTTGGTAAGTGCAACCATAAGGGGCAATAAAGTTGTGGTATAATTATCAACAAGGAAGGGTGCAGGAGTGGTTGAACTGGCACGCCTGGAACGCGTGTAACGGAGCAATCTGTTCGAGGGTTCGAATCCCTCTCCTTCCGCCACGGAGATATTTTTACCGACAGAATACATGAAACTGTCGGTTTTTAATTTGTTAAAAAATGATAGCATTTATTTTATGCCGATTTATTAGTTGGCTGCTATATCTGTTTGTGGTTAAAATAGGTTGTAATTTTTACCAAATTACTTGCAAAACACTAGATATAGCGGCTA
Coding sequences within:
- a CDS encoding ABC transporter permease, which gives rise to MKILIRNHFESATQALKANRGRTFLTVMGVTIGIASITMVLSLTSGINQLFGGATKHSSEPVAIVKSGNKKDVTNLLTESDNATTVNTLTEKDSKDISKIANTKAAPIAFLHTELRARDGKIDAQNTTLIGSTESLKDVANLQIAHGEFINEVGGVVVGQQLSIDLFGTEKSIGNVIFIRNQPLTVVGVLKNIENPVSYLDIDFNNAAIAPLSVVKKFTQGTPQIQQIVMTTNSHQHLGSAIASADNILKKNHDSDKNYRIVSGDEINEKKSNLAKFISIILTVIGIISLLIGGVGIMNVMLVNVAERQREVGVRRAVGATGWDIINQFLIEAAIIGLLGGIFGYGLGIAGVYLVSLYLPLTPYIYWQTAVLSIGLSLIIGVISGVYPAARATKRDPIESLRY
- the groL gene encoding chaperonin GroEL (60 kDa chaperone family; promotes refolding of misfolded polypeptides especially under stressful conditions; forms two stacked rings of heptamers to form a barrel-shaped 14mer; ends can be capped by GroES; misfolded proteins enter the barrel where they are refolded when GroES binds) — protein: MAKKVFYDDDARARVLGGAEALYNAVKVTYGPKGRNVVIAKSFGGPTVTHDGVTVAEGIELPENDDETLGYKVGADLIKQAAKNLNKQAGDGTTTVTVLTYSILKEANRLIAAGHNPMELRKGIEQAGAEIVKELNELAEPIEGKSDRVAEVATISAGDAEIGKLIAGVIEKVGKDGVVTVEAGQGLELEAEVVEGFSLDKGWVSPFFVTDTGRQEAVYEKPAILITDKKISSVQEFLPMLEKLAQSGKKDVVLIADEVEGEALSILVLNKLKGVFNTVAVKAPSFGDRRKEILRDIAVLTGATVISEDHGLTFENAGLEVLGSARKVIVGKDETTIIEGAGKPSGVKERIAEIKSLSDNASSEYEKEQFDKRAAALSGKVAVIKVGGATETEIDEKKFRVDDAVAATKAALVEGIVAGGGVTLVNLAGGLKVTGADSIAAGRQILKDALKQPFLQIMRNAGLNADALLAQVEAGKAGFGVNVMKPANELVDVKKAGVIDPARVTKEAVQNAVSIASTAATMGALVVDVPETEAPAVPGGMPGMGMM
- a CDS encoding UDP-N-acetylmuramoyl-L-alanyl-D-glutamate--2,6-diaminopimelate ligase, with the protein product MKNELVKIARKTLPKGALEKTENVYRIARTKMISLRYGNPARGLRIIAVTGTNGKTTTACYINEILKEAGFKTALFTTAVIEIAGEEKINDLNATVPTVARLFSFFQTAQRESVEYVILEATSHALSQHKFDGVPIEAAVMTNLTQDHLDYHKTMEEYAEAKAKLFEKQPKYIVLNRDDKWFEYFNKFNASGEKMTYGVSPEAEARITHIKLYKKGTEASLLIDHQTHLELATNLPGEFNVLNMSAAVSLAYLLGIKLEDIQEGVANLEMIPGRFERVDNKRGIDIIVDYAHTPDALEKLLKTARRITKGRLFLVFGACGDRDKTKRPIMGELAANLADRIFLTDEESYSENPDNIRAMIRQGIKRTKKAHKMTEIADRKQAIYQALKSAVRGDTVLITGMGHEQYRIINGKRIPWNDKTVVKEILRLEKNK
- a CDS encoding Mur ligase family protein yields the protein MQLFKHLLEKILGSYVKKYFKSHSNVQLITVVGSVGKTSVKSATATVLAEKFTVRHSRGNLNTTLSAPLEILGIDGPKNVKSPLDWLKVFSAARSSIKNPQSPDIIIQECGIDCPGEMATFMRYVQPDIAIITSVAPEHMEFFKTIDVVAREELSISQVAKKTIFNFHDIDKKYHSLIIGEKISYGDESADVLLQIKETTSDGYIATLRHNQKESPNISISVLGKHNIRSITGAAAAGLACGMNIDEVAAALTKIKPVSGRMNTLRGTQGCTLLDDTYNASPVAMENSLKTLYSLEASCKIAVLGDMNELGDSSKLEHEKIGRLCDPKQLDLLITVGKLAKKHLAPIAEKNGCKVLSFDKSPEAGEFLKSKGIKEATILFKGSQGGIYLEETIKPLLNNPTDSQKLVRQSETWLKKKQQFFDQPY
- a CDS encoding ABC transporter ATP-binding protein codes for the protein MKETIPPRIRLVNVTKKFGFGDAEIRALDNVNLTVKKGEFIAIMGPSGCGKTTLLNTLGLLDQPSEGEYYLDDVAVDNLSSRRRAKIRSKHIGFVFQNFNLIPRLTVIENVALPLTYKGLGKVKRLQEASRILKTFHLGQREYYMPHQLSGGQVQRVAIARALVNSPSIILADEPTGNLDSKSSHLIMEELSDLHRRGNTIIMVTHNPELIHYASRVITMLDGKIDTDEHKEKRKFTKKLVEDDEKEVKTRNKKSSTIKKAKKS
- a CDS encoding bifunctional phosphoglucose/phosphomannose isomerase, producing the protein MLDDINVIKQYDPGDVLSGVLNIPEQARYEVVIYEGSNQRRDFKNIVIAGMGGSALAADMVRVLTAGWLHLPLEVVKGYDLPGFVGEETLVIAVSHSGNTEETLSCYQQALDKKACLAVMSTGGELIKRANNDNITYAQIPAGTQPRMSTVYHLRGLLKLLQHFWVIDGDLYNQVADSADWLEGEISHWAPAVPEKNNLAKQIAKMTIGKTLVIFGGELTWPLAYKWKISWNESAKNLAFSNQYPEFNHNEFIGWSSHPVEKPFTVFDIRSNLERDRIRERMELSDRLLSGKRPKAHVLELQGRTLMQQLLWGLVLADAASIYTAILNGVNPGPVHLIEKLKAELS
- a CDS encoding co-chaperone GroES, coding for MSVPIQPLGDRVVAVREEAKTQTASGIYLPDNAKEKPVIAEIKAVGGDVKNVKIGDRIIYKEYSTTDLKIDGTEYLIVREEDILATVV
- a CDS encoding lipid II:glycine glycyltransferase FemX translates to MNQHFLQSEAWEKFQTDLKRKAVRKHTNYGDFFGIIERGRFNSRLYIPYGPQIQSVDNLIKLLEVIKQSAKQQKVDFIRIEPLGNIDTAILKKAGYRKAKDVQPSHTIINTLADDETIQSLTSQTVRRMWRKNLKAGVTFQASYDPQDIEIFINMIHDVAKRTGMVPHSDAYFRQMASSLFPTKQAGIFYAIYENKPVASILFFSNGETMYYGHAGSYSEYRKLSPATALGLEMLRYARQTGHKFFDFYGIAPEDAPKTNPWYGFTQFKKSFGGQPTEFPGTWELPLRPITYNLYHLYQKIYQTIRHHS
- the tsaD gene encoding tRNA (adenosine(37)-N6)-threonylcarbamoyltransferase complex transferase subunit TsaD — translated: MRILGIESSCDETAASIVEDGERLLSNVVNSQIDIHAEYGGVIPEIAARSHLEVINPVIKKALSDANCTWDDIDAIAVTYAPGLIGSLLIGSLAARTLAIIHHKPLYKIHHVEAHVYANFINQQSGNLFLSLPKKQPSFPLLSLIVSGGHSQLVLFQNHGDYQLIGQTQDDAVGEAFDKVAKILGLPYPGGPSISKAAECGDPHAFTLPIAKLQGKYDFSFSGLKTAVLRAVQREVGKDFTFPSHELPGLVDDELRHNMAASFQFTAIKTLVDKTRQAYDDFQPASVVIAGGVAANQELRHQLSAALPLSIDYAPIQLCTDNAAMIAALGYYRAQIDQPTNPYDLEVQPSLSMTSI